The following proteins are co-located in the Ailuropoda melanoleuca isolate Jingjing chromosome 13, ASM200744v2, whole genome shotgun sequence genome:
- the NEK8 gene encoding serine/threonine-protein kinase Nek8 isoform X2 has protein sequence MEKYERIRVVGRGAFGIVHLCLRKADQKLVIIKQIPVEQMTKEERQAAQNECQVLKLLNHPNVIEYYENFLEDKALMIAMEYAPGGTLAEFIQKRCNSLLEEETILHFFVQILLALHHVHTHLILHRDLKTQNILLDKHRMVVKIGDFGISKILSSKSKAYTVVGTPCYISPELCEGKPYNQKSDIWALGCVLYELASLKRAFEAANLPALVLKIMSGTFAPISDRYSPELRQLVLSLLSLEPSQRPPLSHIMAQPLCIRALLNLHTDLGSVRMRRAEKSLVPGPPMAPGGSTGSRTMGARCRGIPRGPPRPAIPPPLSSVYAWGGGLSAPLRLPMLNTEVVQVAAGRTQKAGVTRSGRLILWEAPPLGAGGGALLPGAVEQQQPQFVSRFLEGQSGVTIKHVACGDLFTACLTAFASNFLLPPTCGLASLEETAQPLSLLFPHHPCPADRGIIMTFGSGSNGCLGHGSLNDLSQPTIVEALLGYEMVQVACGASHVLALSTERELFAWGRGDSGRLGLGTRESHSCPQQVSMPPGQEAQRVVCGIDSSMILTVPGGALACGSNRFNKLGLDHLSLREESAPHQQVEEALSFTPLGSAPLDQEPLLSVDLGTAHSAAVTASGDCYTFGSNQHGQLGTNARRVSRAPCQVQGLQNMKIVMVACGDAFTVAIGAEGEVYSWGKGARGRLGRRDEDAGLPRPVQLDETHPYTVTSVSCCHGNTLLAVRLTDEPIPP, from the exons ATGGAGAAGTACGAGCGGATCCGAGTGGTGGGGAGAGGTGCCTTCGG GATTGTGCATCTGTGCCTGCGCAAGGCTGACCAGAAGCTGGTGATCATCAAGCAGATCCCAGTGGAGCAGATGACCAAAGAAGAGCGGCAGGCAGCCCAAAATGAGTGCCAGGTCCTCAAGCTACTCAACCACCCCAATGTCATTGAGTACTATGAGAACTTCCTGGAAGACAAGGCCCTCATGATCGCCATGGAATACGCACCAG GTGGTACCCTGGCCGAGTTCATCCAAAAGCGCTGTAACTCCCTGCTGGAGGAGGAGACCATCCTGCACTTCTTTGTGCAGATCCTGCTCGCGCTGCACCACGTGCATACCCACCTCATCCTGCACCGGGACCTCAAGACTCAAAACATCCTTCTGGACAAGCACCGCATGGTTGTCAAGATTGGTGACTTCGGCATCTCCAAGATTCTTAGTAGCAAGAGCAAGGCCTACACG GTGGTGGGCACCCCATGCTACATCTCCCCGGAACTGTGTGAGGGCAAGCCTTACAACCAGAAGAGTGACATCTGGGCCCTGGGCTGTGTCCTCTATGAGCTGGCCAGTCTCAAGAGGGCCTTTGAAGCTGCG AACCTGCCAGCGCTGGTGCTGAAAATCATGAGCGGCACCTTTGCGCCCATCTCTGACCGGTACAGCCCGGAGCTGCGCCAGCTCGTGCTCAgtctgctcagcctggagccctcCCAGCGGCCCCCGCTCAGCCACATCATGGCACAGCCCCTCTGCATCCGCGCCCTCCTCAACCTGCACACCGACCTGGGCAGTGTCCGCATGAGGAG GGCAGAGAAGTCCCTGGTCCCCGGGCCACCCATGGCCCCCGGCGGCAGCACAGGGAGCAGGACCATGGGCGCCCGCTGCAGGG GCATACCCCGCGGACCCCCACGGCCGGCCATTCCGCCACCGCTGTCGTCCGTGTACGCGTGGGGCGGCGGGCTCAGCGCCCCGCTGCGGCTGCCGATGCTCAACACAGAAGTGGTCCAGGTGGCAGCCGGACGCACGCAGAAGGCGGGCGTCACGCGCTCCGGGCGCCTCATCCTGTGGGAG GCCCCGCCCCTAGGCGCCGGAGGGGGCGCCCTCCTGCCCGGGGCGgtggagcagcagcagccccagttCGTCTCCCGTTTCCTGGAGGGCCAGTCGGGCGTGACTATCAAGCACGTGGCCTGTGGGGACCTCTTCACAGCCTGCCTGACGG CCTTCGCTTCCAACTTTTTGCTCCCTCCAACCTGTGGACTGGCCTCTCTGGAAGAAACAGCCCaacctctctcccttctctttcctcaccacccctgccctgcagACCGAGGTATCATCATGACTTTTGGCAGTGGCAGCAATGGGTGCCTAGGCCATGGCAGCCTCAATGACCTCAGCCAG ccCACCATTGTGGAGGCCCTGCTGGGCTATGAGATGGTGCAGGTGGCCTGTGGGGCATCCCACGTGCTGGCCCTGTCTACTGAGCGAGAACTCTTTGCCTGGGGCCGCGGAGACAGTG GCCGGCTGGGCCTGGGCACCAGGGAGTCCCACAGCTGCCCCCAGCAGGTGTCCATGCCCCCAGGACAGGAAGCCCAGCGGGTGGTATGTGGCATTGACTCCTCAATGATCCTCACTGTCCCTGGCGGAGCCCTGGCCTGTGGAAGTAACAG GTTCAACAAGCTGGGCCTGGACCACCTCTCCCTGCGGGAGGAGTCTGCCCCCCACCAGCAGGTGGAGGAGGCCCTGAGCTTCACACCACTAGGTTCTGCGCCCCTTGACCAGGAGCCCCTGCTCAGCGTGGACCTGGGCACTGCTCACTCAGCTGCCGTGACTG CCTCTGGCGACTGCTACACTTTCGGCAGCAATCAGCATGGGCAGTTGGGCACCAATGCCCGCCGGGTCAGCAGGGCACCTTGTCAAGTCCAAGGTTTGCAGAACATGAAGATAGTGATGGTGGCCTGTGGAGATGCCTTCACTGTAGCCATCGGGGCAG AAGGCGAAGTGTACTCTTGGGGCAAAGGGGCCCGGGGTCGACTAGGAAGAAGGGATGAGGATGCTGGACTACCTCGGCCAGTGCAGCTGGATGAGACACACCCCTACACAGTGACTTCGGTGTCCTGCTGCCATGGAAACACTCTCCTGGCTGTTCGCC TTACAGATGAGCCGATTCCACCCTGA
- the NEK8 gene encoding serine/threonine-protein kinase Nek8 isoform X3, translating into MEKYERIRVVGRGAFGIVHLCLRKADQKLVIIKQIPVEQMTKEERQAAQNECQVLKLLNHPNVIEYYENFLEDKALMIAMEYAPGGTLAEFIQKRCNSLLEEETILHFFVQILLALHHVHTHLILHRDLKTQNILLDKHRMVVKIGDFGISKILSSKSKAYTVVGTPCYISPELCEGKPYNQKSDIWALGCVLYELASLKRAFEAANLPALVLKIMSGTFAPISDRYSPELRQLVLSLLSLEPSQRPPLSHIMAQPLCIRALLNLHTDLGSVRMRRAEKSLVPGPPMAPGGSTGSRTMGARCRGIPRGPPRPAIPPPLSSVYAWGGGLSAPLRLPMLNTEVVQVAAGRTQKAGVTRSGRLILWEAPPLGAGGGALLPGAVEQQQPQFVSRFLEGQSGVTIKHVACGDLFTACLTDRGIIMTFGSGSNGCLGHGSLNDLSQPTIVEALLGYEMVQVACGASHVLALSTERELFAWGRGDSGRLGLGTRESHSCPQQVSMPPGQEAQRVVCGIDSSMILTVPGGALACGSNRFNKLGLDHLSLREESAPHQQVEEALSFTPLGSAPLDQEPLLSVDLGTAHSAAVTASGDCYTFGSNQHGQLGTNARRVSRAPCQVQGLQNMKIVMVACGDAFTVAIGAEGEVYSWGKGARGRLGRRDEDAGLPRPVQLDETHPYTVTSVSCCHGNTLLAVRPVTDEPIPP; encoded by the exons ATGGAGAAGTACGAGCGGATCCGAGTGGTGGGGAGAGGTGCCTTCGG GATTGTGCATCTGTGCCTGCGCAAGGCTGACCAGAAGCTGGTGATCATCAAGCAGATCCCAGTGGAGCAGATGACCAAAGAAGAGCGGCAGGCAGCCCAAAATGAGTGCCAGGTCCTCAAGCTACTCAACCACCCCAATGTCATTGAGTACTATGAGAACTTCCTGGAAGACAAGGCCCTCATGATCGCCATGGAATACGCACCAG GTGGTACCCTGGCCGAGTTCATCCAAAAGCGCTGTAACTCCCTGCTGGAGGAGGAGACCATCCTGCACTTCTTTGTGCAGATCCTGCTCGCGCTGCACCACGTGCATACCCACCTCATCCTGCACCGGGACCTCAAGACTCAAAACATCCTTCTGGACAAGCACCGCATGGTTGTCAAGATTGGTGACTTCGGCATCTCCAAGATTCTTAGTAGCAAGAGCAAGGCCTACACG GTGGTGGGCACCCCATGCTACATCTCCCCGGAACTGTGTGAGGGCAAGCCTTACAACCAGAAGAGTGACATCTGGGCCCTGGGCTGTGTCCTCTATGAGCTGGCCAGTCTCAAGAGGGCCTTTGAAGCTGCG AACCTGCCAGCGCTGGTGCTGAAAATCATGAGCGGCACCTTTGCGCCCATCTCTGACCGGTACAGCCCGGAGCTGCGCCAGCTCGTGCTCAgtctgctcagcctggagccctcCCAGCGGCCCCCGCTCAGCCACATCATGGCACAGCCCCTCTGCATCCGCGCCCTCCTCAACCTGCACACCGACCTGGGCAGTGTCCGCATGAGGAG GGCAGAGAAGTCCCTGGTCCCCGGGCCACCCATGGCCCCCGGCGGCAGCACAGGGAGCAGGACCATGGGCGCCCGCTGCAGGG GCATACCCCGCGGACCCCCACGGCCGGCCATTCCGCCACCGCTGTCGTCCGTGTACGCGTGGGGCGGCGGGCTCAGCGCCCCGCTGCGGCTGCCGATGCTCAACACAGAAGTGGTCCAGGTGGCAGCCGGACGCACGCAGAAGGCGGGCGTCACGCGCTCCGGGCGCCTCATCCTGTGGGAG GCCCCGCCCCTAGGCGCCGGAGGGGGCGCCCTCCTGCCCGGGGCGgtggagcagcagcagccccagttCGTCTCCCGTTTCCTGGAGGGCCAGTCGGGCGTGACTATCAAGCACGTGGCCTGTGGGGACCTCTTCACAGCCTGCCTGACGG ACCGAGGTATCATCATGACTTTTGGCAGTGGCAGCAATGGGTGCCTAGGCCATGGCAGCCTCAATGACCTCAGCCAG ccCACCATTGTGGAGGCCCTGCTGGGCTATGAGATGGTGCAGGTGGCCTGTGGGGCATCCCACGTGCTGGCCCTGTCTACTGAGCGAGAACTCTTTGCCTGGGGCCGCGGAGACAGTG GCCGGCTGGGCCTGGGCACCAGGGAGTCCCACAGCTGCCCCCAGCAGGTGTCCATGCCCCCAGGACAGGAAGCCCAGCGGGTGGTATGTGGCATTGACTCCTCAATGATCCTCACTGTCCCTGGCGGAGCCCTGGCCTGTGGAAGTAACAG GTTCAACAAGCTGGGCCTGGACCACCTCTCCCTGCGGGAGGAGTCTGCCCCCCACCAGCAGGTGGAGGAGGCCCTGAGCTTCACACCACTAGGTTCTGCGCCCCTTGACCAGGAGCCCCTGCTCAGCGTGGACCTGGGCACTGCTCACTCAGCTGCCGTGACTG CCTCTGGCGACTGCTACACTTTCGGCAGCAATCAGCATGGGCAGTTGGGCACCAATGCCCGCCGGGTCAGCAGGGCACCTTGTCAAGTCCAAGGTTTGCAGAACATGAAGATAGTGATGGTGGCCTGTGGAGATGCCTTCACTGTAGCCATCGGGGCAG AAGGCGAAGTGTACTCTTGGGGCAAAGGGGCCCGGGGTCGACTAGGAAGAAGGGATGAGGATGCTGGACTACCTCGGCCAGTGCAGCTGGATGAGACACACCCCTACACAGTGACTTCGGTGTCCTGCTGCCATGGAAACACTCTCCTGGCTGTTCGCC CAGTTACAGATGAGCCGATTCCACCCTGA
- the NEK8 gene encoding serine/threonine-protein kinase Nek8 isoform X5: MEKYERIRVVGRGAFGIVHLCLRKADQKLVIIKQIPVEQMTKEERQAAQNECQVLKLLNHPNVIEYYENFLEDKALMIAMEYAPGGTLAEFIQKRCNSLLEEETILHFFVQILLALHHVHTHLILHRDLKTQNILLDKHRMVVKIGDFGISKILSSKSKAYTVVGTPCYISPELCEGKPYNQKSDIWALGCVLYELASLKRAFEAANLPALVLKIMSGTFAPISDRYSPELRQLVLSLLSLEPSQRPPLSHIMAQPLCIRALLNLHTDLGSVRMRRAEKSLVPGPPMAPGGSTGSRTMGARCRGIPRGPPRPAIPPPLSSVYAWGGGLSAPLRLPMLNTEVVQVAAGRTQKAGVTRSGRLILWEAPPLGAGGGALLPGAVEQQQPQFVSRFLEGQSGVTIKHVACGDLFTACLTGRLGLGTRESHSCPQQVSMPPGQEAQRVVCGIDSSMILTVPGGALACGSNRFNKLGLDHLSLREESAPHQQVEEALSFTPLGSAPLDQEPLLSVDLGTAHSAAVTASGDCYTFGSNQHGQLGTNARRVSRAPCQVQGLQNMKIVMVACGDAFTVAIGAEGEVYSWGKGARGRLGRRDEDAGLPRPVQLDETHPYTVTSVSCCHGNTLLAVRPVTDEPIPP; encoded by the exons ATGGAGAAGTACGAGCGGATCCGAGTGGTGGGGAGAGGTGCCTTCGG GATTGTGCATCTGTGCCTGCGCAAGGCTGACCAGAAGCTGGTGATCATCAAGCAGATCCCAGTGGAGCAGATGACCAAAGAAGAGCGGCAGGCAGCCCAAAATGAGTGCCAGGTCCTCAAGCTACTCAACCACCCCAATGTCATTGAGTACTATGAGAACTTCCTGGAAGACAAGGCCCTCATGATCGCCATGGAATACGCACCAG GTGGTACCCTGGCCGAGTTCATCCAAAAGCGCTGTAACTCCCTGCTGGAGGAGGAGACCATCCTGCACTTCTTTGTGCAGATCCTGCTCGCGCTGCACCACGTGCATACCCACCTCATCCTGCACCGGGACCTCAAGACTCAAAACATCCTTCTGGACAAGCACCGCATGGTTGTCAAGATTGGTGACTTCGGCATCTCCAAGATTCTTAGTAGCAAGAGCAAGGCCTACACG GTGGTGGGCACCCCATGCTACATCTCCCCGGAACTGTGTGAGGGCAAGCCTTACAACCAGAAGAGTGACATCTGGGCCCTGGGCTGTGTCCTCTATGAGCTGGCCAGTCTCAAGAGGGCCTTTGAAGCTGCG AACCTGCCAGCGCTGGTGCTGAAAATCATGAGCGGCACCTTTGCGCCCATCTCTGACCGGTACAGCCCGGAGCTGCGCCAGCTCGTGCTCAgtctgctcagcctggagccctcCCAGCGGCCCCCGCTCAGCCACATCATGGCACAGCCCCTCTGCATCCGCGCCCTCCTCAACCTGCACACCGACCTGGGCAGTGTCCGCATGAGGAG GGCAGAGAAGTCCCTGGTCCCCGGGCCACCCATGGCCCCCGGCGGCAGCACAGGGAGCAGGACCATGGGCGCCCGCTGCAGGG GCATACCCCGCGGACCCCCACGGCCGGCCATTCCGCCACCGCTGTCGTCCGTGTACGCGTGGGGCGGCGGGCTCAGCGCCCCGCTGCGGCTGCCGATGCTCAACACAGAAGTGGTCCAGGTGGCAGCCGGACGCACGCAGAAGGCGGGCGTCACGCGCTCCGGGCGCCTCATCCTGTGGGAG GCCCCGCCCCTAGGCGCCGGAGGGGGCGCCCTCCTGCCCGGGGCGgtggagcagcagcagccccagttCGTCTCCCGTTTCCTGGAGGGCCAGTCGGGCGTGACTATCAAGCACGTGGCCTGTGGGGACCTCTTCACAGCCTGCCTGACGG GCCGGCTGGGCCTGGGCACCAGGGAGTCCCACAGCTGCCCCCAGCAGGTGTCCATGCCCCCAGGACAGGAAGCCCAGCGGGTGGTATGTGGCATTGACTCCTCAATGATCCTCACTGTCCCTGGCGGAGCCCTGGCCTGTGGAAGTAACAG GTTCAACAAGCTGGGCCTGGACCACCTCTCCCTGCGGGAGGAGTCTGCCCCCCACCAGCAGGTGGAGGAGGCCCTGAGCTTCACACCACTAGGTTCTGCGCCCCTTGACCAGGAGCCCCTGCTCAGCGTGGACCTGGGCACTGCTCACTCAGCTGCCGTGACTG CCTCTGGCGACTGCTACACTTTCGGCAGCAATCAGCATGGGCAGTTGGGCACCAATGCCCGCCGGGTCAGCAGGGCACCTTGTCAAGTCCAAGGTTTGCAGAACATGAAGATAGTGATGGTGGCCTGTGGAGATGCCTTCACTGTAGCCATCGGGGCAG AAGGCGAAGTGTACTCTTGGGGCAAAGGGGCCCGGGGTCGACTAGGAAGAAGGGATGAGGATGCTGGACTACCTCGGCCAGTGCAGCTGGATGAGACACACCCCTACACAGTGACTTCGGTGTCCTGCTGCCATGGAAACACTCTCCTGGCTGTTCGCC CAGTTACAGATGAGCCGATTCCACCCTGA
- the NEK8 gene encoding serine/threonine-protein kinase Nek8 isoform X1 has protein sequence MEKYERIRVVGRGAFGIVHLCLRKADQKLVIIKQIPVEQMTKEERQAAQNECQVLKLLNHPNVIEYYENFLEDKALMIAMEYAPGGTLAEFIQKRCNSLLEEETILHFFVQILLALHHVHTHLILHRDLKTQNILLDKHRMVVKIGDFGISKILSSKSKAYTVVGTPCYISPELCEGKPYNQKSDIWALGCVLYELASLKRAFEAANLPALVLKIMSGTFAPISDRYSPELRQLVLSLLSLEPSQRPPLSHIMAQPLCIRALLNLHTDLGSVRMRRAEKSLVPGPPMAPGGSTGSRTMGARCRGIPRGPPRPAIPPPLSSVYAWGGGLSAPLRLPMLNTEVVQVAAGRTQKAGVTRSGRLILWEAPPLGAGGGALLPGAVEQQQPQFVSRFLEGQSGVTIKHVACGDLFTACLTAFASNFLLPPTCGLASLEETAQPLSLLFPHHPCPADRGIIMTFGSGSNGCLGHGSLNDLSQPTIVEALLGYEMVQVACGASHVLALSTERELFAWGRGDSGRLGLGTRESHSCPQQVSMPPGQEAQRVVCGIDSSMILTVPGGALACGSNRFNKLGLDHLSLREESAPHQQVEEALSFTPLGSAPLDQEPLLSVDLGTAHSAAVTASGDCYTFGSNQHGQLGTNARRVSRAPCQVQGLQNMKIVMVACGDAFTVAIGAEGEVYSWGKGARGRLGRRDEDAGLPRPVQLDETHPYTVTSVSCCHGNTLLAVRPVTDEPIPP, from the exons ATGGAGAAGTACGAGCGGATCCGAGTGGTGGGGAGAGGTGCCTTCGG GATTGTGCATCTGTGCCTGCGCAAGGCTGACCAGAAGCTGGTGATCATCAAGCAGATCCCAGTGGAGCAGATGACCAAAGAAGAGCGGCAGGCAGCCCAAAATGAGTGCCAGGTCCTCAAGCTACTCAACCACCCCAATGTCATTGAGTACTATGAGAACTTCCTGGAAGACAAGGCCCTCATGATCGCCATGGAATACGCACCAG GTGGTACCCTGGCCGAGTTCATCCAAAAGCGCTGTAACTCCCTGCTGGAGGAGGAGACCATCCTGCACTTCTTTGTGCAGATCCTGCTCGCGCTGCACCACGTGCATACCCACCTCATCCTGCACCGGGACCTCAAGACTCAAAACATCCTTCTGGACAAGCACCGCATGGTTGTCAAGATTGGTGACTTCGGCATCTCCAAGATTCTTAGTAGCAAGAGCAAGGCCTACACG GTGGTGGGCACCCCATGCTACATCTCCCCGGAACTGTGTGAGGGCAAGCCTTACAACCAGAAGAGTGACATCTGGGCCCTGGGCTGTGTCCTCTATGAGCTGGCCAGTCTCAAGAGGGCCTTTGAAGCTGCG AACCTGCCAGCGCTGGTGCTGAAAATCATGAGCGGCACCTTTGCGCCCATCTCTGACCGGTACAGCCCGGAGCTGCGCCAGCTCGTGCTCAgtctgctcagcctggagccctcCCAGCGGCCCCCGCTCAGCCACATCATGGCACAGCCCCTCTGCATCCGCGCCCTCCTCAACCTGCACACCGACCTGGGCAGTGTCCGCATGAGGAG GGCAGAGAAGTCCCTGGTCCCCGGGCCACCCATGGCCCCCGGCGGCAGCACAGGGAGCAGGACCATGGGCGCCCGCTGCAGGG GCATACCCCGCGGACCCCCACGGCCGGCCATTCCGCCACCGCTGTCGTCCGTGTACGCGTGGGGCGGCGGGCTCAGCGCCCCGCTGCGGCTGCCGATGCTCAACACAGAAGTGGTCCAGGTGGCAGCCGGACGCACGCAGAAGGCGGGCGTCACGCGCTCCGGGCGCCTCATCCTGTGGGAG GCCCCGCCCCTAGGCGCCGGAGGGGGCGCCCTCCTGCCCGGGGCGgtggagcagcagcagccccagttCGTCTCCCGTTTCCTGGAGGGCCAGTCGGGCGTGACTATCAAGCACGTGGCCTGTGGGGACCTCTTCACAGCCTGCCTGACGG CCTTCGCTTCCAACTTTTTGCTCCCTCCAACCTGTGGACTGGCCTCTCTGGAAGAAACAGCCCaacctctctcccttctctttcctcaccacccctgccctgcagACCGAGGTATCATCATGACTTTTGGCAGTGGCAGCAATGGGTGCCTAGGCCATGGCAGCCTCAATGACCTCAGCCAG ccCACCATTGTGGAGGCCCTGCTGGGCTATGAGATGGTGCAGGTGGCCTGTGGGGCATCCCACGTGCTGGCCCTGTCTACTGAGCGAGAACTCTTTGCCTGGGGCCGCGGAGACAGTG GCCGGCTGGGCCTGGGCACCAGGGAGTCCCACAGCTGCCCCCAGCAGGTGTCCATGCCCCCAGGACAGGAAGCCCAGCGGGTGGTATGTGGCATTGACTCCTCAATGATCCTCACTGTCCCTGGCGGAGCCCTGGCCTGTGGAAGTAACAG GTTCAACAAGCTGGGCCTGGACCACCTCTCCCTGCGGGAGGAGTCTGCCCCCCACCAGCAGGTGGAGGAGGCCCTGAGCTTCACACCACTAGGTTCTGCGCCCCTTGACCAGGAGCCCCTGCTCAGCGTGGACCTGGGCACTGCTCACTCAGCTGCCGTGACTG CCTCTGGCGACTGCTACACTTTCGGCAGCAATCAGCATGGGCAGTTGGGCACCAATGCCCGCCGGGTCAGCAGGGCACCTTGTCAAGTCCAAGGTTTGCAGAACATGAAGATAGTGATGGTGGCCTGTGGAGATGCCTTCACTGTAGCCATCGGGGCAG AAGGCGAAGTGTACTCTTGGGGCAAAGGGGCCCGGGGTCGACTAGGAAGAAGGGATGAGGATGCTGGACTACCTCGGCCAGTGCAGCTGGATGAGACACACCCCTACACAGTGACTTCGGTGTCCTGCTGCCATGGAAACACTCTCCTGGCTGTTCGCC CAGTTACAGATGAGCCGATTCCACCCTGA
- the NEK8 gene encoding serine/threonine-protein kinase Nek8 isoform X6: MVVKIGDFGISKILSSKSKAYTVVGTPCYISPELCEGKPYNQKSDIWALGCVLYELASLKRAFEAANLPALVLKIMSGTFAPISDRYSPELRQLVLSLLSLEPSQRPPLSHIMAQPLCIRALLNLHTDLGSVRMRRAEKSLVPGPPMAPGGSTGSRTMGARCRGIPRGPPRPAIPPPLSSVYAWGGGLSAPLRLPMLNTEVVQVAAGRTQKAGVTRSGRLILWEAPPLGAGGGALLPGAVEQQQPQFVSRFLEGQSGVTIKHVACGDLFTACLTAFASNFLLPPTCGLASLEETAQPLSLLFPHHPCPADRGIIMTFGSGSNGCLGHGSLNDLSQPTIVEALLGYEMVQVACGASHVLALSTERELFAWGRGDSGRLGLGTRESHSCPQQVSMPPGQEAQRVVCGIDSSMILTVPGGALACGSNRFNKLGLDHLSLREESAPHQQVEEALSFTPLGSAPLDQEPLLSVDLGTAHSAAVTASGDCYTFGSNQHGQLGTNARRVSRAPCQVQGLQNMKIVMVACGDAFTVAIGAEGEVYSWGKGARGRLGRRDEDAGLPRPVQLDETHPYTVTSVSCCHGNTLLAVRPVTDEPIPP; this comes from the exons ATGGTTGTCAAGATTGGTGACTTCGGCATCTCCAAGATTCTTAGTAGCAAGAGCAAGGCCTACACG GTGGTGGGCACCCCATGCTACATCTCCCCGGAACTGTGTGAGGGCAAGCCTTACAACCAGAAGAGTGACATCTGGGCCCTGGGCTGTGTCCTCTATGAGCTGGCCAGTCTCAAGAGGGCCTTTGAAGCTGCG AACCTGCCAGCGCTGGTGCTGAAAATCATGAGCGGCACCTTTGCGCCCATCTCTGACCGGTACAGCCCGGAGCTGCGCCAGCTCGTGCTCAgtctgctcagcctggagccctcCCAGCGGCCCCCGCTCAGCCACATCATGGCACAGCCCCTCTGCATCCGCGCCCTCCTCAACCTGCACACCGACCTGGGCAGTGTCCGCATGAGGAG GGCAGAGAAGTCCCTGGTCCCCGGGCCACCCATGGCCCCCGGCGGCAGCACAGGGAGCAGGACCATGGGCGCCCGCTGCAGGG GCATACCCCGCGGACCCCCACGGCCGGCCATTCCGCCACCGCTGTCGTCCGTGTACGCGTGGGGCGGCGGGCTCAGCGCCCCGCTGCGGCTGCCGATGCTCAACACAGAAGTGGTCCAGGTGGCAGCCGGACGCACGCAGAAGGCGGGCGTCACGCGCTCCGGGCGCCTCATCCTGTGGGAG GCCCCGCCCCTAGGCGCCGGAGGGGGCGCCCTCCTGCCCGGGGCGgtggagcagcagcagccccagttCGTCTCCCGTTTCCTGGAGGGCCAGTCGGGCGTGACTATCAAGCACGTGGCCTGTGGGGACCTCTTCACAGCCTGCCTGACGG CCTTCGCTTCCAACTTTTTGCTCCCTCCAACCTGTGGACTGGCCTCTCTGGAAGAAACAGCCCaacctctctcccttctctttcctcaccacccctgccctgcagACCGAGGTATCATCATGACTTTTGGCAGTGGCAGCAATGGGTGCCTAGGCCATGGCAGCCTCAATGACCTCAGCCAG ccCACCATTGTGGAGGCCCTGCTGGGCTATGAGATGGTGCAGGTGGCCTGTGGGGCATCCCACGTGCTGGCCCTGTCTACTGAGCGAGAACTCTTTGCCTGGGGCCGCGGAGACAGTG GCCGGCTGGGCCTGGGCACCAGGGAGTCCCACAGCTGCCCCCAGCAGGTGTCCATGCCCCCAGGACAGGAAGCCCAGCGGGTGGTATGTGGCATTGACTCCTCAATGATCCTCACTGTCCCTGGCGGAGCCCTGGCCTGTGGAAGTAACAG GTTCAACAAGCTGGGCCTGGACCACCTCTCCCTGCGGGAGGAGTCTGCCCCCCACCAGCAGGTGGAGGAGGCCCTGAGCTTCACACCACTAGGTTCTGCGCCCCTTGACCAGGAGCCCCTGCTCAGCGTGGACCTGGGCACTGCTCACTCAGCTGCCGTGACTG CCTCTGGCGACTGCTACACTTTCGGCAGCAATCAGCATGGGCAGTTGGGCACCAATGCCCGCCGGGTCAGCAGGGCACCTTGTCAAGTCCAAGGTTTGCAGAACATGAAGATAGTGATGGTGGCCTGTGGAGATGCCTTCACTGTAGCCATCGGGGCAG AAGGCGAAGTGTACTCTTGGGGCAAAGGGGCCCGGGGTCGACTAGGAAGAAGGGATGAGGATGCTGGACTACCTCGGCCAGTGCAGCTGGATGAGACACACCCCTACACAGTGACTTCGGTGTCCTGCTGCCATGGAAACACTCTCCTGGCTGTTCGCC CAGTTACAGATGAGCCGATTCCACCCTGA